One Ostrea edulis chromosome 2, xbOstEdul1.1, whole genome shotgun sequence genomic region harbors:
- the LOC125678387 gene encoding uncharacterized protein LOC125678387, with translation MDIGASYAECKEELKSESDHERFILSLPVPWRKFAFPKEHHKRQSQSIRKFQSILDGYQKAGEQIEEAIRRRATDSEVRYVYDLDDVDYDEYVEQLGKADIPYIQTAEFYGYLVHLLTGCCAKKKWLINKSEELASINGKPPSISLKEWLTLPPDVRLSMSRGESAKTIELMVEKIYELKTENMSIVRESADRMAKQIAPNFVQVRKDEFQRILEENEILKLKNVEIQQDRAAKEEVIHYFEEEMAENERKIKDLTKVNSDCRNQLHLSSIADLQQKLAHEKKSVGLLRRQRDTLEEDKERLLTRLSEVAGSKLTTNNPAITDLSDENRPLKLSEKFSQLYDDEWTDSLEEILNNGLDEVASVAFLLRVVMSAFHLCSRSRSMFINVHDCKTLLWCEGGMEMKLVQRLELTEEEKIALEGVTRDLRYYRKDTFIDVLKKKFRVIMKGMLLNINRKRKCNQISPEERQIGHVTNEDVDGEKQTEAEIQEDTEDQNENQEQSQIPPSLSQDKVHFNRNTIPSKVRKKEQKGRLVESARGDFSMPSHANYLSEGFLLNKEEIEELFSVPMEYEISEEAVIGFGKTLQFAEHCVELCWLMQSGQPPMYLDADIPENRQFKTEILKQYTKKGDLIHYIVWPVLYLHKNGPLLSKGVAQPI, from the exons ATGGATATAGGAGCAAGTTATGCGGAATGCAAAGAAGAATTGAAATCAGAAAG CGACCAtgaacgttttattttgtctttGCCTGTTCCATGGAGAAAGTTCGCATTCCCCAAAGAGCATCACAA AAGACAAAGCCAATCGATTCGGAAGTTTCAATCCATACTCGATGGCTACCAAAAAGCAGGAGAACAAATCGAGGAAGCTATAAG ACGAAGAGCGACGGACAGTGAAGTTCGGTATGTGTACGATTTGGACGATGTCGACTATGACGAGTATGTGGAACAGTTGGGAAAAGCAGACATCCCTTATATACAAACAGCTGAGTTTTACGG GTATCTTGTACACCTTTTGACGGGATGTTGTGCAAAGAAGAAATGGCTGATAAATAAAAGTGAAGAACTTGCATCTATAAATGG CAAACCACCGTCGATTAGTTTGAAGGAATGGCTGACTCTGCCTCCAGATGTCAGACTTAGCATGTCACGAGGAGAGTCTGCAAAAACTATTGA ATTAATGGTAGAAAAAATTTACGAGCTAAAGACAGAAAATATGAG TATTGTGCGAGAGAGTGCTGATCGTATGGCAAAGCAAATTGCACCAAACTTTGTCCAAGTACGAAAAGATGAATTCCAAAG AATACTGGaggaaaatgaaatattgaaactGAAAAACGTTGAAATACAGCA AGACCGTGCTGCTAAGGAGGAGGTCATTCACTACTTTGAGGAGGAAATGGCAGAAAATGAGAGGAAGATCAAAGATCTTACTAAAGTAAACTCAGATTGCAGAAACCAGTTACACCTCAGCAGTATAGCAGATCTTCAGCAGAAACTAGCCCACGAAAAAAAGAGTGTTGGTTTGTTAAGACGACAACGAGATACTTTAGAGGAAGACAAAGAGCGTTTATTAACCAG ACTAAGTGAAGTGGCTGGTTCCAAGTTAACAACCAACAATCCAGCAATTACAGACCTAAGTGACGAAAACAGACCACTGAAATTATCGGAAAAATTCAGTCAGCTGTATGATGACGAGTGGACTGATTCTTTAGAAGAAATACTAAACAACGGCCTGGATGAAGTTGCTTCAGTTGCCTTCCTCCTCCGTGTTGTTATG AGCGCCTTCCATCTCTGCTCCCGATCCAGGTCGATGTTTATTAATGTACACGATTGCAAAACTTTGCTATGGTGTGAGGGTGGTATGGAAATGAAG CTTGTACAGAGGCTTGAATTGACAGAGGAAGAAAAAATAGCTTTAGAAGGTGTCACGCGAGATTTGAGATATTACAGAAAGGACACATTCATAGATGTCCTAAAAAAG AAATTCCGTGTCATCATGAAAGGTATGTTACTAAACATAAACAGGAAAAGGAAATGTAATCAGATATCACCAGAAGAACGACAGATAGGACATGTAACAAATGAAGATGTTGATGGAGAAAAACAAACAGAAGCAGAAATCCAGGAAGACACAGAAGATCAGAATGAAAACCAAGAACAATCCCAAATTCCACCGTCTCTGTCGCAAGATAAAGTGCATTTTAATAGAAATACTATCCCGTCAAAAGTACGTAAAAAGGAACAGAAAGGTAGGCTTGTAGAATCTGCGAGAGGGGATTTCTCCATGCCATCCCATGCAAACTATTTATCAGAGGGATTCTTACTCAACAAAGaagaaatcgaagaattatttTCGGTACCAATGGAATATGAAATATCGGAAGAAGCTGTGATTGGTTTTGGGAAGACATTGCAATTTGCAGAGCACTGTGTGGAGTTGTGTTGGTTGATGCAGTCAGGACAACCACCGATGTATCTCGACGCTGATATTCCGGAAAATAGACAGTTTAAAACcgaaatattaaaacaatatactAAAAAGGGGGATTTAATTCATTACATTGTGTGGCCAGTGTTGTATCTACACAAGAATGGACCTTTGCTTTCAAAAGGAGTAGCACAACCGATATAA